In the genome of Candidatus Hydrogenedentota bacterium, the window TTTGTCCAGGTCGAGCGCGTTTCCGTTGAATTCGTCGGAAAACGCCTCCAACTTCTTCCAGCCGCCGCCGTTTTCCTGGTCCGCGAGGGGCCGGTCTTCGTGCAGGGACTTGGGTGCGGTGGAGAAATCCGGCGAATGCAGCGTCCATCCGTCTTGCTCTTGAACCGTCACACTGGTCTGGCCAAAACCCGCCGCGGCGATCATGCACATCGAAAATAAAAGCGCCAACGCGGATCTTCCGCCACTGTTCATGCGTTGCCCCCTTCCGTCTTGCGGGCCCAAATCAGCACGGCCTCACGGACCACCATGTGGCCCGTCGTGCCGTCGCCGGCCTCCACATCCCGGCGCATGCGGTCCAGACCCTCCCCGTATTCCTCCGGCGGCATCAGGTCGAAGGTGGACAGAAACCGGTGCTCCACCCTTTCCAGATAGGCCCGGTTCATCGGTTTGGGAGGCTCCTGCTCAATCTCCCAAGCCACCCCCGTGAAACCCGCCTTTTCGAGCAGGTCTTTTAGTTTCTCCACCGGGGTGAAACGCCCGAGATCAATCCGGGCAAAACTGGGGAAATAGTGGTTCAGCGGATGGTTCGCAATGTAGTCCGGCGGCACGGTGACATGCGCCGTGAACCCGCCGGGGCGCAGCACCCGCGCAATGTCCGCGAACATCGCGCCCAAGTCGGGCACATGTTGGAGCACATAGGTGGAATAGGCCGCGTCAAAAGAGCCGTCCCGGAAGGGGATTCCCGGCGCCCGTCCGCGGAGCCATGTCCCCGGCACGCCCTTTTCCCGTGCCTGGTCAACCATGCCCGCCGAGGGCTCCATTGCCGCCAGCAGCCCGGCGTGGCGCGGACCAGTGATGCGGGTGGTGTTGCCTGTGCCCGCGCCGATTTCAAGCGCCCGGCGGTGCCCGTCCAGCATTCCGGCGAGCCGGTCCAGGCAGAGGTCGCCCCCGCTGGGCCGGTGCCGGTCATAACGCCGGGCGATGTCGTCGTAGTTTACAGGCATGGCGTCCTGTTTCAGTCGCGCTCGAAGGAGACTCGCTTCCCAATATACTCGGCCAGTTCGTCCATGGGCACGCGCACCTGCTCCATGCTGTCGCGGTCGCGCACGGTCACGGTGCCGTTTTCCTTCGTGTCGAAATCCACGCACACGCAGTAGGGCGTGCCGATTTCGTCCTGACGGCGGTAACGGCGGCCGATGGCGCCCGCGTGGTCGTAATAGGTGTTGAACTTGCGGCGGAGTTTCTTCTCCAGCTCCTCGGCAAGCTCGGCGAGGCCCTCTTTCTTCACCAGCGGCAGGATGGCCGCCTTGATGGGCGCCAGTTTCGGCGCGAGGCGCATCACCACGCGGGTCTCGCCCTTGACCTCCTCCTCCTCGTAGGCGTCGCAGAGCACGGCCAGCGTGGTGCGGTCCGCACCGGCGGAGGGCTCGATGACCGTGGGCATGAACCGCTCGTTCTTCTCCGCGTCAAAGAAGCTCAGGTCCTTGCCGGAGTGCGTGCTGTGGGCGTTCAGGTCAAAGGTGCCCCGGTTCGCCAGCCCCTGCAGTTCGCCCCAGCCGAAGGGGAACTCATACTCCACATCCACCGTGCGCTTGGAGTAGTGCGCCAGGGACTCTTTCGGGTGCTCGTACCAGCGCAGGCGCGCCTCGCCGATGCCCAGGTCCAGGTACCATTTCCAGATGTCCGCCTGCCAGCGCTCAAACCACAGGTCCTCCTCCTCCTGCCGGCAGAAGAACTCGATTTCCATCTGCTCGAACTCGCGGCTGCGGAAAATGAAGTTGCGCGGGTTCACCTCGTTCCGGAAACTCTTGCCCACCTGCGCGATGCCGAAGGGGATTTTCACGCGCGTCGAGGAGTAGACCTCCTTGAAGTCCACAAAGATGGACTGGCAGGTCTCGGGGCGCAGGAACGTCTCCACGGCGGAGTCGTCGCTCACGCCCAGACGGGTGCGCAGC includes:
- a CDS encoding methyltransferase domain-containing protein yields the protein MPVNYDDIARRYDRHRPSGGDLCLDRLAGMLDGHRRALEIGAGTGNTTRITGPRHAGLLAAMEPSAGMVDQAREKGVPGTWLRGRAPGIPFRDGSFDAAYSTYVLQHVPDLGAMFADIARVLRPGGFTAHVTVPPDYIANHPLNHYFPSFARIDLGRFTPVEKLKDLLEKAGFTGVAWEIEQEPPKPMNRAYLERVEHRFLSTFDLMPPEEYGEGLDRMRRDVEAGDGTTGHMVVREAVLIWARKTEGGNA
- a CDS encoding glycine--tRNA ligase translates to MRGSFRHGRRDSRRKTALRCPAPKERNVEKIVSLCKRKGFIYQSSGIYGGINGCWDFGPLGVELKRNLKNDWWYNFVQIRDDMVGLDASIITHPEVWVASGHVENFHDLLVDCKECRKRFRQDHLETERCPECGGELTEPKAFNSMLRTRLGVSDDSAVETFLRPETCQSIFVDFKEVYSSTRVKIPFGIAQVGKSFRNEVNPRNFIFRSREFEQMEIEFFCRQEEEDLWFERWQADIWKWYLDLGIGEARLRWYEHPKESLAHYSKRTVDVEYEFPFGWGELQGLANRGTFDLNAHSTHSGKDLSFFDAEKNERFMPTVIEPSAGADRTTLAVLCDAYEEEEVKGETRVVMRLAPKLAPIKAAILPLVKKEGLAELAEELEKKLRRKFNTYYDHAGAIGRRYRRQDEIGTPYCVCVDFDTKENGTVTVRDRDSMEQVRVPMDELAEYIGKRVSFERD